TAGACCCCACCGATCAGCAAGCAAATCATTCCCAAACTGACACCCCAGCTACGGCCTCCAAAACCCCAGGTACTCGCGCAATAACAGAGGCTACCTACTATTAAAAACGGCAAAATACTAATAAGGGATGCACAGACTAAATTGCGGGCTTCACGAGCAGGGCGAGATTTCTCAAATTCTTCTGCCGATAGATATAAGGAGCGGTCAACGAAGTTAAGCCATCGGCAGAGCTGAGTTGTGATCCACTGACTTAATGGATTAAATCCGATGTATAGACCTGTGGCCCATAGACTCCCCCCGGCAATGGGTAGAGCTTCGATCTGAAACTGAAATGGAAAAACGTCAATGACCATAGGTGATGGAGATGCCGAAATCGCAGGCTTTAGGGCTGCAATCTTTGGAGGTAGCAGTAAACGTGAAGGTTCATATCACTATGACATCAAATCCTTAATAAACCCACAAAAATCTTAACTCTTATGCGGTTCAATAGGCTGAAATATCGAATTTAGGTCGTGAGTTAGCTGATTTAGATGTCTAAGACTTTGAATGAGACTGTTCAAGCTGACATGGTGTGCAAATACCGAAAAATTCTAGCGTATGGTAGAAAATCTCGAACTTTGATGATTGTCTGAGCTGATTTTCCAATTCATGAACAGGGCATTCTTCCTCTTGGATGGGAATAGAAACGCCACATTGTAGACAAGTGACATGATGTTTATCTTGTTGAGCAGCAGTATAAAGGGTTTCGCCATTGTTCAGCAGTCTGGCCTGAATAATACCACTTAGTTTGAGGGTATCTAATGCCCGATAGACCGTGGCTAGCCCCAGGGTTAATTGAGCTTTACGTAACTCAAGATAGAGTTCTTGAGCAGAAATCTCCCGGTTCAACTTTTTTAAAAGTTTGAGAACGGTATTTTGGCTGCGAGTAAGGTGTGATTTCATGAAAAGGGCATCAATAGTAATGATGCAGTGGCCAAGTGCTTACAAATAGGGTGCCTCAAAATCTCGATTGCATATCGTATAGAAATGATCTA
The Acaryochloris marina S15 genome window above contains:
- a CDS encoding transcriptional repressor; this encodes MKSHLTRSQNTVLKLLKKLNREISAQELYLELRKAQLTLGLATVYRALDTLKLSGIIQARLLNNGETLYTAAQQDKHHVTCLQCGVSIPIQEEECPVHELENQLRQSSKFEIFYHTLEFFGICTPCQLEQSHSKS